In Parabacteroides timonensis, the genomic stretch GAGTTGCCGGTGGAGCTACCGTAGCAGCCCGTTTACGCAGAATCGATGAAAATGCAGAAATAATCCTGTTCGAACGAGGCAAATATGTCTCTTATGCCAATTGCGGACTACCTTATTACATTGGCGGAACTATTACTGAGCGCGACAAACTGTTCGTACAGACAGCGCAGGGATTTACCGCCCGTTTTAATATAGATATTCGTACCGAGCAGGAAGTCACAGCCATCCATCCGAAAGAAAAGACTGTTGAAATAAGAGAACTCAATACAGCCCGGACATACATTGAAAATTATGACAAATTAATTCTTTCTCCCGGAGCGGAACCGCTTCGTCCCGGCATCGAAGGGATCAATAGCGATAAGATATTCACATTACGTAATGTACCCGATACAGACACAATCAAAAAATACGTCAGCCGGAATAATCCGCGCCATGCAGTAGTAGTGGGCGGTGGATTTATCGGATTGGAAATGGCAGAAAACCTGCATCATCTAGGCATCCAGGTAGCGGTCGTTGAGATGGCAAACCAAGTCATGGCTCCGTTGGATTATTCCATGGCTGCCATTGTACATCAGCAATTAATAGAAAAACAGGTGGACCTCCGCCTGGAAGATGGTGTATCTCGTTTCGAAGAAACACCTGAAGGGATCATCGTTCATCTGCGTAGCGGAAAACAGATTACAACCGACCTGGTATTACTCAGTATCGGAGTTCGTCCTGAAACCAGGTTGGCAAAAGAAGCCGGATTATCCCTGGGATCATTAGGAGGCATTGCCGTAAACGATTACATGCAAACTTCCAATCCGGACATCTACGCCTTGGGAGACGCCGTTGAAGTACTCAATCCGGTAACAGGAAAACCAGCCCTGATCCCACTTGCCGGGCCGGCTAACAAACAGGGACGCATCGTTGCCGACAATATCGTGTTCGGCAACCGTGAAACATACAAGGGCACTATCGGCACCTCTATTGCAAAGGTATTCGACCTGACAGTTGCTGCTGCCGGAGCCAATGCCAAGTTGTTAAAACGCGAAGGTATCCCCTATCAGTCGTCGTATACGCATTCGGCATCACATGCCGGTTATTATCCGGGAGCAGTCCCGATGTCTATCAAAATATTATTCTCACCGGATAACGGACAGCTGCTGGGCGCACAGGTTGTCGGATTCGATGGAGTGGACAAACGGATCGAAATGCTAGAACAGGTTATACAACGCAAAGGGACAGTCTACGACCTGACCGAACTTGAGCAGGCCTATGCTCCCCCCTATTCATCGGCAAAAGATCCGGTAAATATGGCCGGATATGTGGCAGAAAACATTCTTACTAAAAAGGTAGAGGTTATAGATTGGCGTAAAATAAGCCAACTGAATAGCGACACCATCCTGGTAGACGTACGCACGGCCGACGAATATTCTTTGGGATCTATTCCGGGTGCAATCAATATACCGGTCGACGAACTCCGCAACCGCCTGTCGGAATTGCCTAAAGATAAACCGATCGTGGTGACCTGTGCCGTTGGTCTGCGCGGATACCTGGCTTACCGCATTCTGGTTCAGCATGGCTATAAAGATGTAAAAAACCTGTCCGGTGGTTATAAAACATGGAGTATCGCGACCGCTAAACCGGTTTTAAAACAGACCGAAAGTAATCAACAAACAACAAAACCGGAAGAACCGTCTGCTGTAACCTCCGCTCGCCCTGCTTCACAGAAGACCGTACAGATCGATGCCTGCGGCTTGCAATGCCCCGGACCGGTTATGCAATTGAAAAAGCATTATGCCGAAATAAATACAGGCGATCGTTTGCTGATCACAGCCACCGACCAGGGTTTCGGCAAAGACGTAGGAGCCTGGTGCAACATGACAGGGGCACAATTGGTGAGTGTCGAGAATAAATCAGGTATCATTCACGCCACAATCGAAAAAGCAGAACCCAAAAGTTCCTGCAAAATGGTAAACGGGGCCGACAATAAAACACTGATCGTATTCAGCGACGACCTGGATAAAGCGCTGGCCTCCTTCGTCATCGCCAACGGAGCGGCCTCTACCGGTAAGAAAGTGACCATGTTCTTTACCTTCTGGGGATTGAACGTAATCAAGAAAAGGCAGAAACCGGCCGTATCGAAAGATATCTTCGGAAAAATGTTCGGCTGGATGCTTCCTGCTCACAGCGGTAAACTGAAGCTATCGAAGATGAACATGGGAGGCGCCGGAAGTTGGATGATGCGTCTGATCATGAAGAAAAAACATATCGACAGCCTGGAAAGCCTGATCGCACAGGCCGCTGAAAATGGTGTCGAAATGATTGCCTGCACCATGAGTATGGATGTGATGGGCGTCAAGGAAGAAGAACTGATGGATAACGTTACACTGGGCGGTGTTGCCACTTACCTGGAACGCGCAGAAGATGCCAATGTAAACCTATTCATCTAACCAAGATTAGCTACAAAAAAAGGATGCACCCTCTTCGTGGAAAGGGTGCATCCTTTTTTTAAAGAGGTCATATGCTTTTACTTTAAAGGCAACGTCGTTACGTCGACTTCAGGAGCCACTCCATTCGGCTGGCGCATAAAAACTGATTTAAATTCCGTATTATCATTAAAGAAACCGCCGTTACGAAGGAAGAACATATTGTCAGCCACACCACCGGCATAGTCCTGACGAACACCGGCCCGGGCAGTTGCATCATAAGTAAACATCCCTTCCGTAAGTTCCTTCCATTCACCTTTAGCCGTACGAGCCCACTGATTGCCAAAACGTACGCTACGTTCCAGATAGCCTTGCCCCGGAATAAAGTTTTCAAGGAAAGAATGCGCTCCGGTATACCAGGCATTTGTTTGCGGGCGAAGGAAACCTGCTATCAATCGCCACTGATTCTCCTCGGGAGCAAAAAACCAGGCATAATAAGCGGTATTCCCTTTTCCATCTGGATGGACACGTGTAATCACACGATAAGTTTGCCCGGCTTTCCAGGGATAAATCAGATAACTTTGACCACCCGAGCCTTCGTTGCCGAACTCTCCGATATGTACATCTTTCCCCTGAGCCAGTAACTTGATACGGTGGTCTTCCGGGATAGCCTTCGGATCATCCGTTTCAAACGGACTCCAGACAGAAAACAAAATACGTCGTTCCGTATCGCTATTCGCCTGGATACCACAATATCCTTCACCAAAACCATTAGTCATGAAATAACTGCCGATCTTATCTTCCCCTTCGGGAACGGTTATTTCGTTGTAGAAATATTCAACCGGCTCTTCAGGCAATGTGTATTTCATATGTACCGAAGGCCCGCGCATTCCCCAGTAAGGTTCAAAGTCCCGGATAAAATAAAGAGGCTCCTGAGCGGCCGGCCCATCAATCAACAGTTCGGAAATACCGGCAAACTGAGCACCTTCCTTCTTCTCCCCTTGTAAATCCACACGAACATAACCCGGTTCCGCAAGCAATACGCTACCCACCGGAACAATCGTTTCTTCCGCATCTGTGATCTTTACTGTAAAACTTTTCCCACCGAAAGTAACTTTCACAACCGACGGACCATCCGTAGCAGTAGCCTTCAGGAACAATTTCAATTCTCCAGCCTGGCTAACCTTAAACCACGACGAAAGAACAGCATCAGAACCTGTCCACGACTTGATGCCTGCGGTAGAAACTTTCGCACCCTCTTTTCCGGCAGTCACATACGTATTACCACCTAACGGAACAGCGACTGCTTCTGCAGACAGTTCCAACTTCTTACCCTGGCAGCTGCACATCATCCATACAGCCATACCCAGTAAAATAACTTGTTTGATCTTCTTCATTGTCTATTTCTTAGATTTAAAGCAAAACGGGACGGAAGTAAACCTATTACTCTCCGCCCCGTTTCCTGTTATTTCCTCCGCAGCTAATCTACGAATATTATTTGATCATATCAAATCCTGTGTAAGGTATTAACGCTTTCGGAATGCGGATACCTTCAGGAGTCTGGTTGTTTTCAAGCAAAGCTGCCACGATACGCGGTAAGGCTAAAGCACTACCGTTCAAAGTGTGACACAGCTGAGTCTTTTTATTTTCATCGCGATAACGACATTTCAAGCGGTTTGCCTGATAAGTGTCGAAGTTGGATACAGAACTTACTTCCAACCAACGCTTCTGAGCTTCTGAATAAACTTCAAAGTCAAAGCAAAGAGCCGCCGTAAAACTCATGTCCCCACCGCACAGACGAAGAATACGATACGGAAGTTCCAGCTTCTGAAGCAGGCCTTCCACATGATCTAACATCTCCTGGTGTGACTGTTTTGAATGTTCCGGCTTGTCGATACGAACCAGTTCTACCTTGGAAAACTCGTGCAGACGGTTCAGACCGCGTACATCCTTTCCGTAAGAACCTGCTTCACGACGGAAACACTGTGTATAGGCACAGTTCTTGATCGGCAACTGCTTATCATCCAAAATAACATCGCGATAAATATTTGTTACCGGAACTTCGGCAGTCGGTATCAGATAAAGATCATCTACTTCGCAATGATACATCTGTCCTTCCTTGTCAGGAAGCTGACCTGTACCAAAACCGGAAGCGGCATTTACCACTGTCGGCGGCATAATTTCCATATACCCGGACTTGCGGGCTTCATCCAGGAAGAAGTTTATCAGGGCACGCTGCAATTGTGCTCCCTGTCCTTTGTAAACCGGAAAACCTGCACCTGTAATCTTCACACCCAAGTCAAAGTCTATCAAGTCATATTTCTTTGTCAATTCCCAGTGAGGCAGTGCATCTTTCGGCAATTCCGTTTCCATACCGCCCATTTTCTCTACCACATTATCTTCGGCTGCAACACCTTCGGGTACTTCATCATAAGGAACATTCGGAATGGTATAAAGCAAGTTCTGCATTTCTTCCGACGCCTGATCCATTTCAGCCTGGATCCCCTTGCTGACTTCCTTGATTTCGGCAACACGCTTTTTAGTAGCCTCAGCTTCTTCCTTTCTGCCCTCTTTCATCAGGCCACCTATAGCTTTCGACAGCGAGTTTACCTCTGCCAGGTTATTATCTAATTGATTCTGTGTACTACGTCTTTTATCGTTTAGCTCGATCACTTTAGCGATAGCTTCCTTAGCATCCTTAAAGTGTTTCTTCTCCAGACCACGAATTACGCGGTCTGTTTCTTCCGTAATCATTTTAAGCGTCAACATACTTGATCTATGTTTATTTATTTTGAAGTGCAAAGATACATAAAAAAGCAACTTTCGGCCTGATGTTCACAAAAATATCTTACTTCACCCGTCCACCTGTTATCCAGGTCCGCGTATAATAAGGTTCACTCAGGCTACTGACCATCACTCCCTTCGAGGTACTGGTATGTATGAACTTTCCGTTTTTCAGATAGATACCGACATGGTTCGGCACTTTTTTCTTCCCGCTGCCTGTCCTGAAAAACACCAAATCCCCCTCTTGTAACTTAGAGCGACTCACTTTCTTACAATTATGTTTCAACATATCCGCCGACGAACGAGCCAATTGTTTTCTATAAACCTCGCGAAAAACAATCGCCACAAACCCGGAGCAATCCACTCCCCGCTTCGTGCTTCCTCCCATCCGATGAGGTGTACCAAGCCATTTCGCCCCTTCATTGTAAAGAAAGATATTATCATCGGGAGTAATACGAACACCATATAAACGTGACAATTCTTTCGGCCCTTTGAAGTCAGCAGGAAGTGCAACACGTTTTTTACTGCCGCAGGACGTCAAAACCAGTGTAAACAAAAATATCCAAAGAAAAGACAGGATGAAATTTTTACGAGTCATGATTATTTATTTGTGGATACAACCACAAATATAACATGCTTTTCGTAAGTTCTTAAGGTTATAACCCTAAAAACTCTATAATACTATTTTTTTCTTAGGGTTATAATCTGAAATAAAAGTCCCCCTATCATAAACATGAAAAGCCATTTGCCAGGGGAGATACTGGCGGCATGTTCTTTCTGCAAAGAGTCGGAACTGAGCTGATGGCTACTGGTTTTTGAGTCGGATCGAATGGATGTATTTACTTCTGCCTGGTCCCGTTCATTAATAGTGATACGGGTAACAGAATGCGGCAACAAAGCTGATGCCGTACAAGATGTGACACAGGAAGTATCCGGATTAACGGTACTCAAGCGGCAAGTATCAAAGACAATATGCTCTATATCAATTGTTCTTTTTCGGGAAGATTGGAGCATTTCGCGTAAAACCAGGCTATCCGTGCGAACAGTCTGTGTTTCGGAGGATGTTTCACGATGCAACCTGCTTTGCCGCCCGGCACTACAGCCAGGCGACAAAAGAACCGGTATACCGATCCAAACAATCAGAGATCTGACAGATATATTCATATCATTTCCCTTTCTATTTATTAATAATTATCTGATACCGGTTCTTTCCACTTACCTTTAGCGAAAGATGCAGAAACTTCTTTCGTTTATACAGGATCGCCTGATCGAAAGGCAACTTGCAAAAACGCAACACATTCAGCAACACCTCCGGGTCAGGTACATAACAATCGGCAGCCTCCCCTTTTACATGCTGGCTCGACGGTACACCGCCTACCAGCCGGTTCACTTCCGGACTGCGATAACCGCTCGTTATTGCAATCGGTCCGGCATAAGCGATACGCAACGGCTGCAACAAACGCTTTACCAGATGTTTCATCGCAATCTCCGCTTCTGCCGGAGGAACGTTGCGCAACCCGTTTTCCACTGCCACCCGGCTATATGTCATTTCCTCCCAGGTAAAATCCCGGCTTATTCTTCTGTTCATTTTTGTATCGATTTTATTTTATACGAATAATCCACCCCAAACAAAGCTCCGGCAAACGTACAGATCTCTCCGAAAGCCACCAGCACACTATTATGAATCTCCCCTTCCGGAGCCACCCAAAAACCGGAGAAAAGAAGAACAATCCCGCTCAGAACGAGCAGGATTGCCATTGTCAATTGAACAGTCAGTTTATTTTTCATACGTTCCCCTTCCCTTACTAACTAATTTTCAACTTTCAATTCTCAATTTTCAATTACTCGATCACCGGACGGTCATCTTCGTCCTCTTTCTTTTCAACGACTTTCACATCGTCTTCTTCAAATTTCGTGATCTCACTTGCCCAACGCAGGCTGGTACCCGGCGAAAAGATAATACGTGCCTTTTTTATCATGGAAGCATTAAAGGCATCTTCCGTTTCAGTTCCTTTCGAACGAACCGAGAAGCGAAAACTCCCGAATTCCCCTACCTGAACAATACTTCCCGAACGAAGTTCCAGCCCCATAGCCCAGTTCAGGGAGTCGAGAATAGCCTTTACATCGGCACTCGACATGGCCGAACGGCTGGAGATCAGTTCACACAACTTTTCCATGTCGCAATAGTTCGAAGACTTTGCAACGGCATACGTCTTGGTTTTACCCTTGTCGTCGCCACTCAACACCTTACGTTGTACTTTTCTGAATTTTAATGCCATACCTTAAAATTTAAATGGTTTATATATTTGTTCCGGGGAACGATACAAAGGTAAGGGGATACAGATTTGTTAAAAACGCAACTAGACAATTCAATAAAGCGATATCTATCAAACTGTTACATATATAATAAATCTTAAATACCATTTTTTGACAATACTTCGTTGCGGTAGTTTTGGTTATTATTTAACTTTTATCAACTAAACGGTATCAACCATTATAGTCATCCTTAATTTTTGTTTTGCCGGATAGGATCAGGAGTTCTTCGGAGATAGGTTTTTCTTTACTGATATTTTCAGCCAATGTTTTGACTTTTTCGGAAAAGTCGAAACAGATGGCAATCGACATAGCCAGGCGGCTCAAAGAGGTTTTGGCGGAACGTTCTATTGCTTCTATTAAATGAAGCGTTCGGATAAACAAAGCTGGATAACGAAGTGTGTAGCGGATATGCCCCATCACGGTTTTCTGCTGTACAAAGTCTGCGTAAGCTTGCCGGTCATGTTCGATCACAGCCTCTATAAAATTCTGTTGAGATATTGGAAGTGCAGTCCAGACAATAAAAGAAACCTTATATATTTTTTCAAGAAACTTTTTTCGCCCTTCTTCCGACATAGCATCCAGGCTTCGGTTAAATTCGTTTACATCAGGAACTTTCCCCTGAGGAAATAAAAGTTCAAACTTATTCTTCTTTTTCATACTAATAATAGACAGGTTTCACTTATTAATTAAAAAGGAACTGTAACCATTACAGTTCCTTTTATCAAGCAATTACCCGGAGTGATATTTCACACCAGTGACATATACCCCATTATTTTAAGAGTTCAAAGCCTTGAGTAAGAGCTTTCCGGGTTTAAATTTCACACTCGTACGAGCCTCTATCACACAGGGAGTACCTGTATGCGGATTACGTCCTTCCCGCTGCTTCTGCTGCCAGGGCTCAAAGCTTCCAAATCCCTGAAGCATGATAGCCTCATGCCCCAATGTTTCTTTCAGGATTTCCTGAAACGCATTAATAAACTGCCGAGACTGACTCAGAGAAACATTCATCTTTGCTGCTAATTCATTTACTAATTCAATTTTGTTCATAATCTGTTTTCTTTGATTTCTGATAAATAATTTCTGTTCCTTATATATTGTAGCAATTTCTTATCTGAAGCGATTCTAAAGATCCCGAACACACCGAACAGTACCGCCGTTGTTCGTGACTTTGGTGTAGAAGAATGCGCCAGTGTCGAAGTAGTGTATACACCTTTCACTGCCAGCCTTATAGGCCGAACTACTCCAGTACCATCTACCGGACAACGGGCTGGCACCCGTTGAGCTCCCTATCGCCTCTCTGTTATTATAGATAGCACGCAACTCTATCATAGTAGGTAAACGCCAACCAGTACCATTCTCATCCAATTCAGAGCAATAAGTTTGCATTGTAGAATAATTACTAAGACCGATTTGTCCATTTTGTACTTCTATAGAATAAGAACCGTTCATTGTAGGAGGGTCAGATAAGTCGACAGTAATCCTATGAGAGGGTGCTGTATTTGTCCCATCAGCATCAAACGGAGGATGTGTTATCCAAGTGTATTTATTTTTAGCCATTTGAGTATAATAATCCTCTAATACACTCTGATCGACTGTTACAATAAAACCAACCAAACCAGCATCCTGCTCTACCTCCACTGTCTTTGAATGGTCACCACCGGTTACAGCAATAGTAAATGTAACAGAACGGGCATCACCCGAATTCGCAGTAGCAATAAACGTCAAAGTCTGCTTATCACTTCCGGTTTCAGAAGATATAATATCAGGTGTAATACCGCTTTCCTCTACAGAAGGAGTCACTGTCCAGGGCAAACCGCTGGTTCCTGCCACCTCTACTGTGCCGGAACCACCTTCTTTTTTAAACGACAATGCTGTTTTAGATACGCTAAATGTAGACCCCGATTGTGTTACAACCACCTTTTTCTCTATATTTCCCGCTTTTACCGTTATATCACCCGACAGTTCCGTACTATTGCGATTCACCCCGTTTGTTTTATATCCTAAAGTTTGATTGCTGCCATCCGTTGTTCCCAGAGTTGAACCTGTCAGGGATAACCAATCAGGAGTAGTAATAGAAAATGGTAATCCCGAAGTTCCTTTAAACGTCAGTGTTCCGCGGGCGTCAGCTGTTGCATCCAATTTTGCAGGACTACCTGAAGCAGTCAGCGATGAGGCTTTTTGGCTTACCGTTATTTTCGCGGTTGGCCCCGCGGAAGCGTCTCCCGCCCGGACTGTTATTTCATCGCTTCGAGACTCTGCTTTCGGATTTACCGACACATTATAAATTATATTCTGGGCAGAACCGGTTGTCGGGCCACCGGAACTTTCAGCTAAGGTAATCCAACTACCATCCGTTACACTAGCCGCCCAGTTTAATCCGGCTGTAGCCGTAAAGGAAGAGGTCAAGCCGTTAACAGCCTCGGCATTTACTTCTTTTGAAGAACCCGTTACGGTAGAACCCTCCTGAGAAACATTGATATCTTGTTTTAATCCGTCGGTATCACTCTCATTCCCCACCGATACTCCGGCTTTTATCGTTATCTTTCCGGAACGTGCCGTTGCCGATGGATTACTGGTTTTCGCCTTAACAGCTAAGGTTTGTGCCTCTTCCGGAGCTTCACCACCGTCCGGATTACCCGTTACCCAATCGAGCCATTCTTTGTCACTTAAATCTGCCGACCATTGCAAACCTTTTGTAGCGGTAAAGGAGGAAGTGCCCTCTGATCCCAAAGCAGCCTCCAGGGATATATCCCCCCCTTTTGTCAAAGTCGAGCCACTTTGCGTAATAGTTATATCCTGATCAACACCGTTCACTTTCAAGTTAAACGTCACACTTCTTTCTACCGCTTTCGGATTGGCGGATGCAGCCTGAAAGACCACTTTATAGGGGCCATGATAAGAAAACGTAGCACCAGCCGAAACGGCAGTGCCGTCTAATAAAGCCGACAGCCATTGGGGCATGTCGAAACTCCACGGTTGACCCGGGCGGGCCGTAATCTGTACCTCTTTTATTCCACCTTTTTCCGCCGGCATCTTTCCCTCGTCAACGATAATAGGGGGTATTTTCCCCACTGTGATACGTTCGTCAGAAACATCGATACCGACCAGGGTGACACTCATCATATAATGCGAGTTGCGTATAATATCATAATTATTCATATCGCCACCCGGATAGAACCGGAAGGTAACCTCCTCATACGTCACCCCGCCCTGTACTGCCACACCGGTCAGTTCGATACAGGTGGCCTTCGTTACACCGGTACCGATCTTCTTCTTTTCCGAGTCGACAGCTTCAGGACCACTGACCGTACCCGCCATGTTTTCCGGCAGATACCAGTAGATCGTCGCACCATCAGCACTGGCCGTTCCACTATACGTGTCATAACTTAGGTCGGATAATTGTGTTGTCGGAGCTGTTACCTGCGATTTATTCGGGACGGATCTCAGCGCCACCGAGGTCGGAGTAAACGAAAAGTCGGGTCCCATCGAATAAGTAAACGTAATTTTAGCCAAAAGACGGGTCAGTTCCACTTCGATATCTTTCATACCGTCAGCTACAACCTTTCCGTTCCACATGCCGACCATCCGGCATAAGTTATCACTGGGTAAGCCTTCGGTAGAAGTATAGGTTAATGTATGTGTTTTTAATGTGCCTTCATTGTCTATTTTACCCAGGTTGCCTGCGTTGGATATGAAGTACACGTGGCTATCGCTCTCCTCTGGGATCTGTTTCAGTTTCAGGTTAACTGTAGTGCCGGTCATCGATTCAAAATACTGATTAAACAGGTGGTCACCCGTTGCCGCATTATACTGCCCGACCCATAGGTTGGCGATCTGGTTTTCCTGGTCGGTTGTCAATGCCACTTTAGCACGCGTCTGTAATGTATCAGTCATACCGGCTACCAGGGTATCCGACTCGACCGTGCCAGCGGGTGTAAATGTGATGCTACGGGTAACAGGAATACTGCTGGCCAGCACCTTCAGATTGAATCCGGCCTCCACCTCCTTCAAAGCATGAGGCGGAACATCACCATCTTCCACCTCCGTCTCAGTGCAACCACTCACAACGGAAAGAAGTAACCACACCAGCAACCATATCGTTTCATTCATCCGTCTCATTGTATTTCATTTTATTTATTCTTCCGCTCCAACATTTCCATTTCCTGTCCAATCGATGTTATTCCATTGGGCTACCTTTATAGTCGTACCTATACCTTCGTTGATATCCGGATCGGTAGGCGACTGACCGGAGCCTCCTACACCGGCATCTGTAAAAGCGATCGTATTCCAGTTGAGTACTTTCATCAATAAGGAACTTTCGTTGTTCTTTATCTCAAGAGTAAAGATATAGCGCTTACCGGCATCGAAAGTAATATTCTGATCGATCGTTGCATGCAAAGTGGCCGTTTCCTGATCCCTGACTACGGTTATCTCCACATCGAAAGCCTTATTGTCTTTGGGAAGGACAACTCCTTTCGTCTTATTCAACCCCATTTCATCAATGTCGGGTGCAGCCTCCACCGATTCAAATTCAACGCTTTCAAACGTTACCTTTGCCTCATCGCCCACACTGCCGCCTGTCGGTGTTATCCCCGTATCTTCTCCGGCTATCAGGCTAGCACCCGAAGAAGATATCCTACTAACCACCAGCTTTGTTCCGTATAACTTCTTAAAAGGAAGTGCGTTATCCTGCGAAGGAGCCACATTGAACACTACCGACGCACATTTCCGGCAGAAAGTAGCCAGAGTCACCCGCCGGGAAGTGGCCGATATAGTTACGCCACGAACAAAAGAAGTCATCACATCCTCCTTATGAGGGATATCCCTTATCTGATAAGCATTGTCTCCCCCTTTTTCCAGCACTCGTGCAGGCGAAACAGCATAGAAGTCATACACACCTCCCTTCACGGTCAGTCCATCGGCTTTTCCATCTATCTTTTTACCCGTCGCATCGACCAAACAGGGCGACAACGAACCGTCAATACCAACCACATAAGTAGCCTGAAACGAAGGAGCCAATGCAGAAAACGAGATCGGGCCTTGTACACTCTCCACATTTCCTCTGAAGTAAGCTCCGATCCGTACCGTCGTACCTTTGGGAAGCGGCTTAGGGACAGCTGTTTCCCCGCCACGGCTCAAAACTTCCGGTACTCCCAGATCCGGCTTACCGAAACTAAGGGTTACCGGCCGGTTCTCCTCCGGCACGATCTCCTCCACCGGTCCTGCCGTACACCCCGCCAGCAGGCCACCGACCAGTAAACCCAATAGATATCGTCGTATTATTCGTTTCATTCCCATTAATTCCACATTGGCATATTGCCACATTATTATTCCATCGGCACCTCAGTAACTCCACCTTCGTTCCAACCGGCTACTACCACATCGGCTATTTCGATTCCCTGCGGGGACATACCTATATTGTAGATGTAATTGTTTCCCTTTTCCCAGTTTACCGAAAATGTTCCGGGAACATCTGTCCCTTCGGAAGGGGACATGGTGAAGACACGGTCATCTTCGAGCGTCAATTCCAAGGTTACGTCGGCACCCATTACCGGAATCACCAAACCGAATGCCTGTATCGGGACACCGGCAATATCGGCCGCTTCACTCACACCGGTTCCTATAACGCGCATATCGTCAGTACCGGCCGCCGTAAACGACAGTTCACTGGCTGCAATCATCGTATCGCCCAGCTCACCCGTAGAGAGATTCAGTGTAGCGGTAGCGGACTTTTTTAATCCCCCACTGCTTTTCAGCACCACCTTTTTCACCTTACACCCGGCAAAAGCCGTACCTCCTTCTTTTTCCACCACACGGAAACTAACCTTTGCCAGCGCATGATTCATTAAGAGCGACACGGCCGGAT encodes the following:
- a CDS encoding BF2992 family fimbrillin-A clan protein, which produces MKRIIRRYLLGLLVGGLLAGCTAGPVEEIVPEENRPVTLSFGKPDLGVPEVLSRGGETAVPKPLPKGTTVRIGAYFRGNVESVQGPISFSALAPSFQATYVVGIDGSLSPCLVDATGKKIDGKADGLTVKGGVYDFYAVSPARVLEKGGDNAYQIRDIPHKEDVMTSFVRGVTISATSRRVTLATFCRKCASVVFNVAPSQDNALPFKKLYGTKLVVSRISSSGASLIAGEDTGITPTGGSVGDEAKVTFESVEFESVEAAPDIDEMGLNKTKGVVLPKDNKAFDVEITVVRDQETATLHATIDQNITFDAGKRYIFTLEIKNNESSLLMKVLNWNTIAFTDAGVGGSGQSPTDPDINEGIGTTIKVAQWNNIDWTGNGNVGAEE
- a CDS encoding BACON domain-containing protein, with product MRRMNETIWLLVWLLLSVVSGCTETEVEDGDVPPHALKEVEAGFNLKVLASSIPVTRSITFTPAGTVESDTLVAGMTDTLQTRAKVALTTDQENQIANLWVGQYNAATGDHLFNQYFESMTGTTVNLKLKQIPEESDSHVYFISNAGNLGKIDNEGTLKTHTLTYTSTEGLPSDNLCRMVGMWNGKVVADGMKDIEVELTRLLAKITFTYSMGPDFSFTPTSVALRSVPNKSQVTAPTTQLSDLSYDTYSGTASADGATIYWYLPENMAGTVSGPEAVDSEKKKIGTGVTKATCIELTGVAVQGGVTYEEVTFRFYPGGDMNNYDIIRNSHYMMSVTLVGIDVSDERITVGKIPPIIVDEGKMPAEKGGIKEVQITARPGQPWSFDMPQWLSALLDGTAVSAGATFSYHGPYKVVFQAASANPKAVERSVTFNLKVNGVDQDITITQSGSTLTKGGDISLEAALGSEGTSSFTATKGLQWSADLSDKEWLDWVTGNPDGGEAPEEAQTLAVKAKTSNPSATARSGKITIKAGVSVGNESDTDGLKQDINVSQEGSTVTGSSKEVNAEAVNGLTSSFTATAGLNWAASVTDGSWITLAESSGGPTTGSAQNIIYNVSVNPKAESRSDEITVRAGDASAGPTAKITVSQKASSLTASGSPAKLDATADARGTLTFKGTSGLPFSITTPDWLSLTGSTLGTTDGSNQTLGYKTNGVNRNSTELSGDITVKAGNIEKKVVVTQSGSTFSVSKTALSFKKEGGSGTVEVAGTSGLPWTVTPSVEESGITPDIISSETGSDKQTLTFIATANSGDARSVTFTIAVTGGDHSKTVEVEQDAGLVGFIVTVDQSVLEDYYTQMAKNKYTWITHPPFDADGTNTAPSHRITVDLSDPPTMNGSYSIEVQNGQIGLSNYSTMQTYCSELDENGTGWRLPTMIELRAIYNNREAIGSSTGASPLSGRWYWSSSAYKAGSERCIHYFDTGAFFYTKVTNNGGTVRCVRDL